A region of Ochotona princeps isolate mOchPri1 chromosome 2, mOchPri1.hap1, whole genome shotgun sequence DNA encodes the following proteins:
- the LOC101529546 gene encoding high affinity immunoglobulin gamma Fc receptor I-like translates to MWLWLALLLWVPVGGQQDPTKAVITLHPPWVDVFQEEAVTLWCEGPRAPGDSATQWFLNGTALQTSSPSHSITNAHASDSGEYTCQTGLSVPSEPVQLGVHRDWLLLQVSGRVFTEGEPLTLRCHSWKNLLIRKLLFYQNGTIFKFSFQDSELTIPKANLSHNGIYYCSAMGRHRYTSATASVTVKELFPVPVLRASLPFPILEGSPLTLSCETKLVPGQPALSLVFSFFMGNKTLQDRNASLEYQIPKAGQEDSGAYWCEAATEDKRVVKRSSALQVQVLAPQSLSRVWFHVLLFLAIGMLIFFSACLCSMICKELQRMRTQNLQIPMSSGPVKSITSYLQNYRQLEEELKSQELEEELQERGHPQPQGAEGQHT, encoded by the exons ATGTGGCTCTGGCTGGCCCTACTCCTGTGGG TTCCAGTTGGTGGGCAACAGG ACCCCACGAAGGCAGTGATCACCTTGCACCCACCGTGGGTCGATGTGTTCCAAGAGGAAGCAGTGACCCTCTGGTGTGAGGGGCCGCGTGCGCCTGGCGACAGCGCCACCCAGTGGTTCCTCAACGGCACAGCCCTTCAGACCTCGTCCCCCAGCCACAGCATCACCAATGCCCACGCCAGTGACAGTGGGGAATACACTTGCCAGACCGGACTGTCTGTACCAAGCGAGCCGGTGCAGCTGGGCGTGCACAGAG ATTGGCTGCTGCTCCAGGTCTCTGGCAGAGTCTTCACTGAAGGGGAGCCACTGACCTTGAGATGTCACAGCTGGAAGAATTTACTGATACGCAAATTGCTTTTCTATCAAAATGGCACGATATTTAAGTTTTCTTTTCAGGATTCTGAACTGACCATTCCAAAAGCCAACCTGAGTCATAACGGCATTTATTACTGTTCGGCCATGGGAAGGCATCGTTACACATCAGCTACAGCATCTGTTACTGTAAAAG AGCTGTTCCCAGTTCCGGTGCTGAGGGCATCCCTGCCATTCCCCATCCTGGAGGGGAGTCCGCTAACACTGAGCTGTGAAACCAAGTTGGTCCCCGGGCAGCCTGCTTTGAGCCTTGTCTTCTCCTTCTTCATGGGCAACAAGACCCTGCAGGACAGGAATGCGTCCTTGGAATACCAGATCCCAAAGGCTGGGCAGGAGGATTCTGGTGCCTACTGGTGCGAGGCAGCCACAGAGGACAAAAGAGTCGTGAAGCGCAGCTCCGCCTTGCAGGTGCAAGTGCTTG CCCCCCAGTCACTATCTCGCGTCTGGTTTCATGTACTTTTGTTTCTGGCAATTGGAATGTTAATTTTCTTCAGCGCCTGTCTCTGTTCAATGATATGTAAAGAACTACAAAGAATGAGGACGCAGAATTTACAAATCCCTATGTCTTCTGGTCCCGTGAAGAGTATAACTTCCTACCTTCAAAATTACAGACAATTAGAGGAGGAATTGAAGAGTCAAGAATTAGAAGAAGAACTGCAAGAGCGAGGCCACCCACAGCCCCAGGGGGCAGAGGGGCAGCACACGTAG